A genomic segment from Spinacia oleracea cultivar Varoflay chromosome 3, BTI_SOV_V1, whole genome shotgun sequence encodes:
- the LOC110779598 gene encoding ABC transporter G family member 8, which yields MMEHHSPTPSSPPPSPPPPPPPKTYKLTATSISYTKTTTNNSTTSSFTPTFLFKDCTSTPPTYILQDISLTAYPSQILAIVGPSGAGKSTLLDILAARTSPTSGTLFLNSHPISPSSYRKLSAYVPQHDACLNLLTVSETFTFTARLLHPTSSSNSISAVVTTLLSELRLGHLSNTSCQKGLSGGERRRVSIGLSLLHDPGILLLDEPTSGLDSGSAFNVMQTLKSISISRHRTVVVSIHQPSFKILSTIDQILLLSKGKVLHHGSLSSLQNHLTFHGFIVPPQLNALEYAMEILNQLPIPPSPTHNNTNNYGNKIEIKEKIKYKSSRVHEIITLSRRFWKIIYRTKQLLLTNTLEALIVGLVLGTIYINIGYNKEGIQKRLGLFAFTLTFLLSSTTETLPIFINERPILLRETSSGVYRVSSYLIANTIVFLPYLLIISIIYSFSVYFLVGLCATWLSFGYFVLVIWVIVLMANSFVLFLSSVAPTYIAGSSLVTVILAGFFLFSGYFIGKESMPKYWVYMHYLSMYKYALDALLINEYSCLVNKCLVWYEGSKSCMVTGHDVLEKRGLHEGQRWNNVYVLIGFFVLYRVLCLFVLIRRVSRSKK from the coding sequence ATGATGGAACATCATAGCCCCACTCCGTCTTCTCcgccaccatcaccaccaccaccaccaccaccaaaaaCCTACAAACTAACCGCCACTTCCATCTCCTACACAAAAACCACCACAAACAACTCCACTACATCATCCTTCACACCAACCTTCCTCTTCAAAGATTGCACCTCCACCCCACCAACCTACATTCTCCAAGACATCTCCCTCACCGCCTACCCTTCCCAAATCCTCGCCATCGTCGGACCGAGCGGCGCCGGAAAATCCACCCTCCTCGACATCCTTGCCGCTCGAACATCCCCCACTTCCGGCACCCTCTTCCTCAACTCCCACCCCATCTCCCCTTCCTCCTACCGTAAACTCTCCGCCTACGTCCCTCAACACGACGCGTGTCTCAACCTCCTCACCGTCTCCGAAACCTTCACCTTCACCGCCCGCCTCCTCCACCCCACCTCCTCCTCAAACTCCATCTCCGCCGTTGTCACCACCCTCTTATCGGAGCTCCGCCTAGGCCATCTATCAAACACTTCATGCCAAAAAGGCTTATCCGGTGGCGAAAGGAGACGAGTCTCGATCGGACTAAGCCTATTACACGACCCCGGAATCCTCCTCCTCGACGAACCAACCTCCGGTCTCGACAGCGGTTCAGCCTTCAACGTCATGCAAACCCTAAAATCAATCTCAATATCTCGACATCGAACCGTCGTCGTTTCAATCCACCAACCAAGCTTCAAAATCCTCTCAACAATCGATCAAATCCTCTTACTATCAAAAGGAAAAGTCTTACACCATGGAAGCTTATCTTCCTTACAAAACCACCTCACTTTCCATGGCTTCATCGTCCCACCACAACTCAACGCTTTAGAATACGCCATGGAAATACTCAACCAACTCCCTATCCCTCCATCACCAACCCACAATAACACAAACAATTACGGTAACAAAATCGAGATAAAGGAAAAGATCAAGTACAAAAGCTCACGTGTGCATGAGATCATCACACTTTCTAGAAGGTTCTGGAAGATTATATACCGAACGAAACAACTTCTTTTGACAAACACATTGGAAGCACTCATTGTTGGTCTTGTATTAGGTACAATTTACATCAATATAGGGTATAACAAAGAAGGGATTCAAAAAAGATTAGGGCTTTTTGCCTTCACTCTTACGTTTCTTCTTTCTTCCACAACCGAAACCCTACCAATCTTCATTAATGAAAGACCAATCTTATTAAGGGAAACTTCAAGTGGGGTTTATAGGGTTTCTTCTTACCTTATAGCTAACACAATCGTTTTCCTTCCTTATTTGTTAATcatttctataatttactctttttcGGTGTATTTTTTAGTAGGTCTTTGTGCCACGTGGCTGTCTTTTGGATACTTTGTGCTAGTGATATGGGTTATTGTACTTATGGCGAACTCTTTTGTCCTTTTCCTTAGCTCGGTGGCGCCGACGTACATCGCCGGAAGTTCGTTGGTGACGGTCATCCTCGCCGGATTCTTCCTCTTTTCCGGCTACTTTATTGGGAAGGAGAGTATGCCTAAGTATTGGGTTTACATGCATTACTTGTCAATGTACAAGTATGCCCTTGATGCTTTGCTTATAAATGAGTACTCTTGTCTTGTTAATAAGTGTTTGGTTTGGTATGAAGGGAGTAAGAGTTGTATGGTGACGGGGCATGATGTGTTGGAAAAGAGAGGGTTACATGAAGGGCAAAGATGGAATAATGTTTATGTTTTGAT